A stretch of Sphingobium yanoikuyae DNA encodes these proteins:
- a CDS encoding serine hydrolase domain-containing protein — translation MVRVSFDRTGVTDSKVSGPADKATGRALTIDDPVRVASISKLVVAIGAMRLVEAGKLHLDQDVSDWLGYRLRHPGFPDRPITLRLLLSHRSGLVDSAGYALPLNADMRATLAKAEAWDAHHGPGDWYAYTNLNFPVVAAVMERATGERFDRLMDRLVLKPLKLDACYNWSTCSDARAAQAVVLYQDGQPVRDDNKGAKPDCTVTPARDGSCDLSTWVAGRNGAIFSPQGGLRISARGLATVGRLFLGRGVVDGRRLLSAQSMTQLMTPLWTYGGVDAANGVTGEADTGDTNTGFTCRYGLAIAFLATSAKGCADDPFGDGRQRIGHAGDAYGLKSGLWIDPKRGTGVLYFATDVPAGRGAVSAYTPVEEGLAQGQLP, via the coding sequence ATGGTTCGGGTGAGCTTCGATCGCACGGGCGTGACCGATAGCAAGGTCAGCGGCCCAGCCGACAAGGCGACGGGGCGGGCGCTGACCATTGATGATCCGGTGCGGGTTGCGTCCATTTCCAAACTGGTTGTTGCCATCGGTGCCATGCGGCTGGTGGAGGCGGGCAAGCTGCACCTGGACCAGGACGTGTCCGACTGGCTGGGCTACAGGCTGCGCCACCCCGGCTTTCCCGATCGGCCGATCACGCTGCGACTGCTGTTGTCGCACCGGTCCGGGCTGGTCGACAGCGCCGGCTATGCACTACCGCTGAATGCGGACATGCGCGCCACCCTGGCCAAGGCGGAAGCATGGGATGCGCACCACGGGCCCGGCGACTGGTATGCCTATACCAATCTCAACTTTCCGGTCGTCGCTGCCGTCATGGAGCGGGCGACCGGGGAGCGGTTCGACCGATTGATGGATCGGCTGGTGCTAAAGCCGCTGAAACTGGACGCCTGCTATAACTGGTCGACTTGTTCGGATGCCCGCGCTGCGCAGGCGGTGGTGCTCTATCAGGACGGGCAGCCGGTGCGGGACGATAATAAGGGCGCGAAGCCAGACTGCACCGTGACGCCGGCCCGCGATGGCAGTTGCGATCTGTCGACCTGGGTTGCAGGGCGCAATGGCGCGATCTTCTCTCCGCAGGGCGGTCTACGGATTTCGGCGCGCGGACTGGCGACGGTGGGCCGCCTGTTTCTGGGGCGTGGCGTGGTCGATGGCCGGCGCCTGCTGAGCGCGCAGAGCATGACGCAACTGATGACGCCGCTATGGACCTATGGCGGCGTCGATGCCGCCAATGGCGTGACCGGGGAAGCCGATACGGGTGACACGAACACCGGTTTCACCTGCCGCTATGGTCTGGCGATTGCTTTCCTTGCGACGTCCGCCAAGGGTTGTGCCGACGATCCGTTCGGCGATGGCCGCCAGCGTATCGGACATGCCGGCGATGCCTATGGCCTGAAGTCCGGACTGTGGATCGATCCGAAGCGCGGTACAGGCGTGCTCTATTTCGCGACGGATGTTCCGGCCGGGCGTGGCGCGGTCAGCGCCTATACGCCGGTCGAGGAAGGGTTGGCGCAGGGGCAGCTCCCCTAA
- the dacB gene encoding D-alanyl-D-alanine carboxypeptidase/D-alanyl-D-alanine-endopeptidase, with protein sequence MRIILPLLALTLPLTSLSAQNAPPPLLSAVEQQLAQGPAGTRYGLMVATLDGEPILAIAPDQRFIPASNTKMFTTATAYADLPALDAAARGTGVRLDRGDVILVGHGDARLSSANGCTINCLQTLADAVAAKTRHVRNIVGDDSWFPDERWGPGMSWNNIQSRYGTGISALTLDDNEVTASVAPAAIGASPAVTAPAYYGIDNRIITVPGKSEAITADRAPNSRLIRLTGTIGVEARPATLHFSIDDPAHYAAWRLREALLARGVRVDGDILTRHRPLAPADDPAIRKDAPAAQPPSPDMLAQLPALPLAQDMRIINKQSQNLHADLMLRRVSRAQASGSIADGQVALHRLMAQAGLPESSYSFADGSGMSSYNRITPRAAVTLLTWIARQPWGMAWRETLPIAGHDGTLRGRFKGTLLEGKLFAKTGSLNAARAVSGYFITKSGRTLVFSALANDMPDGTDGQATAAVDRALVDIAAAL encoded by the coding sequence ATGCGTATCATCCTCCCCCTGCTCGCCCTCACCCTGCCACTGACCAGCCTTTCCGCCCAAAATGCGCCGCCGCCGCTCCTCAGCGCGGTCGAACAGCAGCTGGCGCAGGGGCCTGCCGGCACTCGCTACGGCCTGATGGTCGCCACGCTGGATGGCGAGCCGATCCTCGCCATCGCCCCGGACCAGCGCTTCATCCCAGCCTCCAATACCAAGATGTTCACCACCGCCACCGCCTATGCCGATCTGCCCGCGCTCGACGCCGCGGCACGGGGCACCGGCGTCCGCCTCGATCGGGGCGACGTCATTCTGGTCGGCCATGGCGACGCGCGCCTGTCCAGCGCGAACGGCTGCACGATCAACTGCCTCCAGACGCTGGCCGACGCGGTCGCCGCGAAGACACGCCATGTGCGCAACATCGTGGGCGACGATAGCTGGTTTCCCGACGAACGCTGGGGACCGGGGATGAGCTGGAACAATATCCAGTCACGCTATGGCACCGGCATTTCCGCGCTGACGCTGGACGATAATGAGGTGACGGCGTCGGTCGCGCCCGCCGCGATCGGCGCATCGCCAGCCGTCACCGCGCCGGCCTATTACGGCATCGACAACCGTATCATCACCGTCCCCGGCAAAAGCGAAGCGATCACGGCCGACCGCGCGCCCAACAGCCGCCTCATCCGCCTGACCGGCACGATCGGCGTGGAAGCGAGACCCGCCACGCTCCATTTCAGCATCGACGATCCGGCCCATTATGCCGCCTGGCGGCTGCGCGAGGCGCTCCTCGCACGCGGCGTGAGGGTCGATGGCGATATCCTCACCCGCCACCGCCCGCTTGCCCCCGCCGATGATCCTGCCATCCGCAAGGACGCGCCTGCCGCCCAACCGCCCTCGCCCGATATGCTTGCGCAACTCCCTGCTCTGCCGTTGGCGCAGGACATGCGCATCATCAACAAACAGAGCCAGAATCTCCACGCCGACCTGATGCTGCGCCGCGTGTCCCGCGCGCAGGCGAGCGGCTCGATCGCCGATGGGCAAGTCGCGCTTCACCGACTGATGGCGCAAGCCGGTCTGCCTGAAAGCAGCTACAGCTTCGCCGACGGATCGGGCATGTCATCCTATAACCGGATCACCCCGCGCGCCGCTGTCACCCTGCTCACATGGATCGCCCGCCAGCCCTGGGGCATGGCCTGGCGCGAGACGCTGCCGATCGCGGGACATGACGGCACGCTGCGCGGCCGCTTCAAGGGCACGCTGCTGGAAGGCAAGCTGTTCGCCAAGACCGGATCGCTCAACGCCGCGCGCGCCGTATCGGGCTATTTCATCACGAAAAGCGGCCGCACTTTGGTCTTCTCCGCCCTCGCCAACGACATGCCCGATGGCACTGACGGACAGGCCACCGCCGCCGTCGACCGCGCGCTGGTCGACATAGCGGCGGCGCTATAA
- a CDS encoding penicillin acylase family protein: MIQRRAFLLAGVAAFALPGGLMAKPMVRGGKPLRVKIAGAKAPIEIVEDEMGVPHVRAQSLHDAYFGQGYLVARDRLFQIDMDYRRDMGRMAEAFGPRFVAADKAARLFLYRGDIDAELATLPPGVLECAQGYVAGVNARISELEANPAQMPLEYGILNLTPLRWDVRDLVRNRGIGMGDADDEVRRAQMQAKGLLAHDALMAPLRPAWQFTVPEGLDCSAVSEADLGVLDPANRPVPFDTIQEASLDRAERRADRFAQGSNAWTIAASRSATGRPILANDPHLGIGGNSPRHMIHLTAPGLDVIGAGAPGLPGIMQGHTERFAFGRTNFHIDQTDLFILRTDKDDPERYWHKGQWKRFETFEDEIAVKDGPMQRVTLRYAQGRPIVAQDAKKQRASAFATVSMLPGANMRFAIIAINLAKDWPTLRRAFRIHTSPTNFHYADVDGNTGWQTIGFTPMRPKHDGLFPAPGDGDFDWTGILPVEEMPSVHNPKEGWFASANQLNIPADYPYGKKVISFDWSDPFRYDRIAEVLRSQPKHRIEDSIALQHDVQSLPARALVKLLPDKLLPEAQPAAALLKRWDCGLEADSGAALLYEMVMPELQSGFRDLVVPAAAREYIPSVNLFEMLRILAAPDTRLGPVPDLARDALIERSLIAGWNKAVELGGADPAQWRWGDLHRVTLAHPLSSLPGVAAAFPKIEGGRSGGDGFTPMARGFNAKRGYQVSHGASYLLVADVGAWDNSRFLLLPGQSADPRSPRYRDFYPRWLAGEMQPLWFSRAAVEQHAADRVEIIPA, encoded by the coding sequence TTGATCCAGCGTCGTGCGTTCCTTCTGGCCGGTGTGGCGGCATTCGCCCTGCCGGGCGGGTTGATGGCGAAACCGATGGTGCGGGGCGGAAAGCCGCTGCGGGTCAAGATAGCGGGTGCCAAGGCGCCGATCGAGATTGTCGAGGATGAAATGGGCGTGCCGCATGTGCGGGCACAGTCGCTGCACGATGCCTATTTCGGCCAGGGCTATCTGGTGGCGCGCGACCGCTTGTTCCAGATCGACATGGATTATCGGCGCGACATGGGGCGGATGGCTGAAGCGTTCGGGCCGCGCTTCGTCGCGGCGGACAAGGCGGCGCGGCTGTTCCTGTATCGCGGTGACATCGATGCGGAACTGGCGACCTTGCCGCCCGGCGTGCTCGAATGTGCGCAGGGCTATGTCGCGGGCGTCAATGCACGGATTTCTGAACTCGAGGCCAACCCGGCGCAAATGCCGCTGGAATATGGCATATTGAACCTGACGCCGCTGCGCTGGGACGTGCGCGATCTGGTGCGGAACCGGGGCATCGGCATGGGCGACGCCGATGATGAGGTGCGGCGCGCGCAGATGCAGGCCAAGGGGCTGCTGGCGCATGACGCGCTGATGGCGCCGCTGCGCCCGGCCTGGCAATTCACTGTGCCGGAAGGGCTCGACTGCTCGGCAGTAAGCGAGGCGGATCTGGGTGTGCTGGACCCGGCAAACCGGCCAGTGCCGTTCGACACGATCCAGGAAGCCTCGCTCGACCGGGCGGAACGCCGCGCCGATCGCTTTGCGCAGGGCAGCAACGCCTGGACGATCGCCGCGTCGCGCAGTGCGACCGGGCGGCCAATATTGGCGAATGACCCGCATCTGGGCATTGGTGGTAACAGCCCGCGCCATATGATCCACCTGACCGCGCCGGGGCTGGACGTGATCGGCGCAGGCGCGCCGGGCCTGCCGGGGATCATGCAGGGGCATACCGAGCGTTTCGCCTTTGGCCGCACCAATTTCCATATCGACCAGACCGACCTGTTCATCCTGCGCACCGACAAGGATGATCCCGAGCGTTACTGGCACAAGGGGCAGTGGAAACGGTTCGAGACGTTCGAGGATGAGATCGCGGTCAAGGATGGGCCGATGCAGCGGGTGACGCTGCGCTATGCGCAGGGCCGGCCGATCGTGGCGCAGGATGCCAAAAAGCAGCGGGCCAGTGCCTTTGCCACGGTCAGCATGTTGCCGGGCGCGAACATGCGCTTTGCCATCATCGCGATCAACCTGGCCAAGGACTGGCCGACGCTGCGGCGGGCGTTCAGGATCCATACCTCGCCGACCAATTTCCATTATGCCGATGTAGACGGCAATACCGGCTGGCAGACGATCGGCTTCACGCCGATGCGCCCGAAGCATGACGGGCTCTTCCCGGCGCCGGGCGACGGTGATTTCGACTGGACCGGGATCTTGCCGGTGGAGGAAATGCCGTCTGTCCATAACCCGAAGGAAGGCTGGTTCGCGTCGGCCAATCAGCTTAATATCCCGGCCGATTATCCCTATGGCAAGAAGGTCATCAGCTTCGACTGGAGCGATCCTTTCCGCTATGACCGCATTGCCGAAGTGCTGCGCAGCCAGCCAAAGCATCGGATCGAGGACAGCATCGCGCTGCAGCATGATGTCCAGTCGCTGCCGGCGCGGGCGCTAGTGAAATTGCTGCCGGACAAGCTGTTGCCCGAAGCGCAGCCGGCGGCGGCCTTGCTGAAGCGCTGGGATTGCGGGCTGGAGGCGGATAGCGGCGCGGCCCTGCTCTATGAGATGGTGATGCCCGAACTGCAATCGGGCTTCCGCGATCTGGTGGTGCCGGCGGCGGCGCGGGAATATATTCCGTCGGTCAATCTGTTCGAAATGCTGCGGATACTGGCCGCGCCCGACACGCGGCTGGGGCCGGTGCCGGATCTGGCACGCGATGCGCTGATCGAACGATCGCTGATCGCCGGGTGGAATAAGGCGGTGGAACTGGGCGGTGCCGATCCCGCGCAATGGCGCTGGGGTGATCTGCATCGGGTGACGCTGGCCCATCCGCTGTCGTCGCTGCCGGGGGTCGCAGCGGCTTTCCCGAAGATCGAGGGTGGGCGGTCAGGCGGCGACGGCTTCACGCCGATGGCGCGCGGTTTCAATGCAAAGCGCGGCTATCAGGTGTCGCATGGTGCCAGCTATCTGCTGGTCGCGGATGTCGGCGCATGGGACAATAGCCGCTTCCTGCTGCTGCCCGGCCAGTCGGCCGACCCGCGATCGCCGCGTTATCGCGATTTCTACCCGCGCTGGCTGGCGGGCGAGATGCAGCCGCTGTGGTTCAGCCGCGCTGCAGTGGAGCAGCATGCGGCGGACCGGGTGGAGATCATTCCAGCATAA
- a CDS encoding TonB-dependent receptor plug domain-containing protein gives MTAIALVHAAPALAQEAATPQSGMETAPTNQIVVTGTRIVRDGFKSPTPLTVMTQEAIQNQSPTNNIADLINQMPALAGSTRPSNSRLAISSGLAGINTMNLRNLGEVRTLVLLDGRRSVGSTITGLVDINTFPQALVKSVEIVTGGASAAYGSDAVAGVVNYVLDKTYEGFKVNADTGITDKGDGFNYSFNAAIGKSFADGRGHILLSGEYAHKDGIFQVDRDWNQLGYRTVANTAAAIAAGGPASLVVSGAGTWNTTPGGIIRSQVGGTTSLRGIYFGQGGAAKQYQFGSLSDSSQTVGGDWEVNDTSRNIGLDAQDDRRGVFGRLSYQLTDWLEVYGEASYNWNKTLFNAGPQAATMTLTGDNAYLINALGSAALAGVTSVTLGTSASDLPYRKNNSTREVQRYTIGAGGEFQMFGNKAVWDAYGQYGRTDTHELLRDIMNTSRMALATDAVFAPAGNALGVAAGTIVCRSSLTSPSNGCVPLNRLGTGVASQAAIDYVLGDPYRDQTFKQTVAGINLSTTPFATWAGDVSVAIGGEYRKEEVSGYVPTEYQSGWSVGNFRPTFGSYNVKEAYLETVVPLGLGAEFNGAARLTDYSTSGTVTTWKAGLTWQPIPDILLRGTRSRDIRAPNLNELFQSGTSRTNTFGTNASAYGQYAGATFRELTTGNLALKPEKADTLTLGGVLQPRFAPGLSISVDWFRTKVKDAIAQFYADDIAQRCNEGIQSFCAAIVADPLGERDYYVTASPFNFAQVKVRGIDYAVNYNLPMDRLFNNGSASSLTLNGTATNYLENLVDNGISVPVDTVGQNSGQSSTPKWIFRMSATFDTPTYSITAVGRGVSSGTYNNTYIVCTTGCPTSTAANPTINNNHVDGTFYTDLNLTTKIKVGGYDGQLFFNITNLFDKDPILLPETGLSANSTYSDLLGRAFRVGVRFKTN, from the coding sequence ATGACCGCAATAGCATTGGTGCATGCAGCCCCCGCTCTAGCGCAGGAGGCGGCCACGCCCCAGAGCGGCATGGAAACGGCACCGACCAATCAGATCGTCGTCACCGGCACCCGCATCGTACGCGACGGCTTCAAATCGCCCACCCCCCTGACCGTGATGACACAGGAGGCGATCCAGAACCAGTCGCCGACCAACAATATCGCGGACCTGATCAACCAGATGCCGGCGCTGGCCGGCAGCACCCGTCCGTCCAACTCGCGCCTTGCCATTAGTTCGGGCCTGGCGGGCATCAATACGATGAACCTGCGCAACCTTGGCGAAGTGCGTACGCTGGTGTTGCTCGACGGTCGCCGTTCGGTGGGATCCACCATTACCGGCCTGGTTGACATCAACACTTTCCCGCAGGCGCTGGTGAAGAGCGTGGAAATCGTGACCGGCGGCGCATCGGCCGCTTATGGTTCGGACGCCGTCGCGGGCGTGGTCAACTATGTGCTCGACAAGACATATGAAGGCTTCAAGGTCAATGCCGACACCGGCATCACCGACAAGGGCGACGGTTTCAACTACAGCTTCAACGCCGCAATCGGCAAAAGCTTTGCCGACGGGCGCGGCCATATCCTGCTGTCGGGCGAATATGCGCACAAGGACGGCATTTTCCAGGTCGATCGCGACTGGAACCAGCTGGGCTATCGCACCGTCGCCAACACCGCAGCCGCCATTGCAGCCGGCGGCCCGGCCAGCCTGGTCGTGAGCGGCGCTGGCACCTGGAACACCACACCGGGCGGCATCATCCGTTCGCAGGTCGGCGGCACGACCAGTCTGCGCGGCATCTATTTCGGCCAGGGCGGTGCGGCCAAGCAATATCAGTTCGGATCGCTCAGCGACAGCTCGCAGACGGTTGGCGGTGACTGGGAAGTGAACGACACGTCGCGCAATATCGGCCTGGACGCGCAGGACGACCGGCGCGGCGTATTTGGCCGCCTGAGCTATCAGCTGACCGACTGGCTGGAAGTCTATGGCGAGGCGTCCTACAATTGGAACAAGACGCTGTTCAACGCTGGACCTCAGGCCGCGACGATGACGCTGACCGGCGACAACGCCTATCTGATCAATGCGCTGGGCAGTGCGGCGCTGGCCGGGGTAACTTCCGTCACGCTCGGTACTTCGGCATCCGACCTGCCCTATCGCAAGAATAACAGCACACGCGAAGTGCAGCGCTACACCATCGGTGCGGGCGGCGAATTCCAGATGTTCGGCAACAAGGCCGTGTGGGACGCCTATGGCCAATATGGCCGCACCGACACGCATGAACTGCTGCGTGACATCATGAACACGTCGCGCATGGCGCTGGCGACCGACGCGGTATTTGCGCCGGCCGGCAATGCGCTGGGCGTAGCAGCTGGCACCATCGTCTGCCGTTCGTCATTGACCAGCCCGTCCAATGGCTGCGTGCCGCTCAATCGCCTGGGCACCGGCGTCGCCAGCCAGGCGGCGATCGACTATGTGCTGGGCGATCCCTATCGCGATCAGACCTTCAAGCAGACGGTCGCGGGCATCAACCTGTCGACCACGCCCTTCGCCACTTGGGCAGGCGATGTCAGCGTTGCGATCGGCGGTGAATATCGCAAAGAAGAAGTGTCGGGTTACGTGCCCACCGAATATCAGAGCGGCTGGTCAGTCGGCAATTTCCGTCCCACTTTCGGCAGCTACAATGTCAAGGAGGCCTATCTGGAAACCGTCGTCCCGCTCGGCCTCGGCGCGGAATTCAACGGAGCAGCACGCCTGACCGACTATTCGACATCGGGCACTGTCACCACCTGGAAGGCGGGCCTGACCTGGCAGCCGATTCCCGACATCCTGCTGCGCGGCACTCGTTCGCGCGACATCCGCGCACCCAACCTTAACGAACTGTTCCAGTCGGGCACATCGCGTACCAACACATTTGGCACCAACGCATCGGCCTATGGCCAATATGCCGGTGCCACCTTCCGCGAACTGACCACCGGCAATCTGGCGCTCAAGCCCGAAAAGGCCGATACGCTGACGCTGGGCGGCGTGTTGCAACCACGCTTTGCACCGGGCCTGTCGATCTCGGTCGACTGGTTCCGTACCAAGGTGAAGGATGCGATCGCGCAATTCTATGCCGACGACATCGCCCAGCGCTGCAATGAAGGCATTCAGAGCTTCTGCGCCGCGATCGTCGCCGATCCGCTGGGCGAGCGCGACTATTATGTGACCGCCAGCCCGTTCAACTTCGCCCAGGTCAAGGTGCGCGGGATCGACTATGCCGTGAACTATAACCTGCCGATGGATCGCCTGTTCAACAATGGGAGTGCCAGCAGCCTGACCCTGAACGGTACTGCTACCAACTATCTGGAAAATCTGGTCGACAACGGCATTTCGGTACCTGTCGATACGGTGGGTCAGAATAGCGGCCAGTCCAGCACCCCGAAATGGATCTTCCGCATGTCGGCCACGTTCGACACGCCGACCTATTCGATCACCGCGGTCGGCCGTGGCGTGAGTTCGGGTACCTACAACAACACCTATATCGTCTGCACCACGGGTTGCCCGACCAGCACGGCAGCTAATCCGACGATCAACAACAACCATGTCGACGGCACCTTCTACACCGACCTCAACCTGACGACGAAGATCAAGGTCGGCGGATATGATGGCCAGCTGTTCTTCAACATCACCAACCTGTTCGACAAGGATCCGATCCTGCTGCCGGAAACCGGCCTGTCGGCCAATTCGACTTACAGCGATTTGCTGGGCCGCGCCTTCCGCGTCGGCGTGCGGTTCAAAACCAACTGA
- a CDS encoding N-acyl-D-amino-acid deacylase family protein, whose amino-acid sequence MPSFTAARRLQALLMAGGLSAIAAFSHAAPGEQADIVIRGGTIYDGGVGMPFVGDVAMRGDRIIYVGRAARMKASKVIDAKGLIVAPGFIDAHTHADSFIRSPDAGTRVNAAWLDQGVSTVMIGVDGFGTPNVGADAAKLQASGIGTNIVPFIGFGRVRQQVLGDDARAPDAQELAQMKALVAKGMCEGATGFSAGLFYPPQSFAKTQEVVAVAKEAAVRGGLYDTHQRDESSYNIGLLGSVKEAISIGRQAGMPVHFAHLKALGVDVQGQAPAVIAEIEAARKAGQDVTADQYPWLASGSSLDASLLPGWAVDGGGEALVKRLDDPAMLAKIRDEMRNNMRRRGGAKALLLIAQGFPWTGKTLEQVASEWQVDPRDAALRIIRQSIETTDPAKKGKGTGVASFNMAQSDVDLIMQQPWIVTSSDGSDGHPRMFATFPEKYVNYVRKRPVISLQTFVRQSTGATADIYKIDHRGYLKAGYYADVVVIDPAKYAPRADYVHPRELSVGVAKLFVNGTLAVSDSQTTGARAGRALLRARPATGCS is encoded by the coding sequence ATGCCTTCTTTCACCGCCGCGCGTCGCCTCCAGGCCCTATTGATGGCGGGGGGGCTGTCAGCCATTGCCGCTTTCAGCCATGCGGCACCGGGCGAGCAGGCGGACATAGTGATCCGCGGCGGCACCATCTATGATGGTGGTGTAGGCATGCCCTTTGTGGGCGATGTCGCGATGAGGGGGGATCGGATCATCTATGTCGGTCGCGCGGCGCGCATGAAAGCGAGCAAGGTCATTGATGCAAAAGGTTTAATCGTCGCTCCTGGTTTTATCGACGCCCATACCCATGCCGATAGTTTCATCCGCTCGCCGGACGCAGGTACGCGGGTCAATGCCGCTTGGCTGGATCAGGGCGTAAGCACAGTGATGATCGGCGTTGACGGGTTCGGTACACCCAATGTGGGTGCGGATGCCGCCAAGCTGCAGGCGTCGGGTATTGGGACGAATATCGTGCCTTTTATTGGCTTCGGGCGAGTGCGGCAGCAGGTGCTGGGCGATGATGCCCGCGCGCCTGATGCGCAGGAATTGGCGCAGATGAAGGCGCTGGTCGCCAAGGGCATGTGCGAAGGCGCAACTGGCTTTTCGGCCGGGCTTTTCTATCCGCCGCAAAGCTTTGCCAAGACCCAAGAAGTGGTCGCGGTGGCGAAGGAAGCTGCAGTCCGGGGAGGTCTGTACGATACCCATCAGCGCGACGAATCCAGCTATAATATCGGTCTGCTCGGTTCGGTGAAGGAAGCCATATCGATCGGCCGGCAGGCCGGCATGCCGGTGCATTTTGCGCATTTGAAGGCGCTGGGCGTCGATGTGCAGGGTCAGGCACCGGCGGTGATTGCGGAGATTGAGGCGGCCCGCAAGGCAGGACAGGATGTCACGGCGGATCAATATCCCTGGCTGGCGTCGGGATCGAGCCTGGACGCGTCGCTGTTGCCCGGCTGGGCCGTCGATGGCGGCGGCGAGGCGCTGGTGAAGCGGCTGGACGATCCGGCGATGCTGGCAAAGATCCGGGACGAGATGCGGAATAACATGCGCCGGCGCGGCGGGGCGAAAGCGCTGCTGCTGATCGCACAGGGCTTCCCCTGGACGGGCAAGACACTGGAACAGGTGGCGAGCGAATGGCAGGTCGATCCGCGCGACGCGGCGCTGCGCATCATCCGCCAGAGCATCGAGACGACCGATCCGGCTAAGAAGGGCAAGGGCACGGGGGTTGCTTCGTTCAACATGGCGCAGAGCGATGTCGACCTGATCATGCAGCAACCCTGGATCGTGACATCGTCGGACGGATCAGACGGTCATCCCCGCATGTTCGCGACCTTTCCGGAAAAATATGTGAATTATGTGCGCAAGCGGCCGGTCATCAGCCTGCAGACCTTCGTGCGGCAATCGACGGGGGCCACTGCCGACATCTACAAGATCGATCATCGCGGCTATCTTAAAGCCGGCTATTATGCCGATGTCGTGGTGATCGACCCTGCAAAATATGCGCCGCGGGCCGACTATGTGCATCCTCGCGAACTGAGCGTCGGGGTGGCCAAGCTGTTCGTTAACGGGACCCTTGCGGTCAGTGACAGCCAGACCACCGGCGCAAGGGCCGGGCGGGCGCTGTTGCGGGCCAGGCCGGCGACGGGCTGCTCCTGA
- a CDS encoding LysR family transcriptional regulator — protein MNLRQIEIFHAVYLHGTVSAAARALNVSQPAVTKVLRHTERLIGLPLFERTNNGLIPTQDARTLFAEVSDIQDRVRSLKQAAQNMRNGRGAMLRFSALPSLGLGAIPEAVSRFLRSHEDIMFDLQTLHHDEMVRKLYERETDIAISFEIPISAPVAHQVIGEGELVILYREDDLPAAPARLHLEDLRNRKFISPIKSGPIGVMLSNELSRLDVELEEVVSARTYYIAAALVRAGVGMAIVDNFTAHAAAAPGLSSRPLQPAITFDINAIYLQNRPPSKTASEFLNLLSTVIDNL, from the coding sequence GTGAACTTGCGCCAGATTGAAATTTTCCACGCCGTTTATTTGCACGGCACGGTCAGCGCCGCCGCGCGCGCGCTCAATGTTTCGCAGCCTGCCGTCACCAAGGTACTTCGTCATACTGAGAGATTGATTGGTTTGCCATTGTTCGAACGAACGAATAATGGCTTGATACCAACGCAGGATGCCCGCACCCTGTTCGCGGAAGTCTCCGACATTCAAGACCGAGTGCGTTCACTGAAGCAAGCTGCTCAGAATATGCGCAACGGCCGCGGCGCCATGTTACGGTTTTCCGCTCTTCCTTCTCTTGGGTTAGGCGCAATACCCGAGGCGGTCTCGCGCTTCCTGCGAAGCCACGAAGACATCATGTTCGATCTGCAAACGCTCCATCATGACGAGATGGTACGAAAACTCTATGAGCGGGAAACTGATATTGCTATCAGTTTCGAAATTCCGATATCCGCTCCCGTGGCTCATCAGGTAATCGGCGAAGGCGAGTTGGTCATACTGTATCGCGAAGATGACCTGCCAGCTGCTCCGGCGCGGTTACATTTGGAAGATTTGCGGAACAGAAAATTTATCAGTCCGATAAAGAGCGGGCCAATTGGTGTGATGCTGTCCAACGAGTTGAGCCGTCTCGATGTTGAGCTTGAAGAGGTGGTTTCGGCACGCACTTACTATATCGCAGCCGCCTTAGTACGCGCGGGGGTCGGCATGGCCATCGTGGACAATTTTACGGCACATGCCGCTGCTGCACCGGGTCTTTCAAGCCGGCCACTCCAACCAGCCATAACCTTCGACATAAATGCCATATATCTACAGAACCGGCCACCATCGAAAACAGCATCGGAGTTTTTGAATCTGCTCTCGACCGTTATCGATAACCTATAG